The following nucleotide sequence is from Gordonia jinghuaiqii.
GCTGGCCCCCAACATCCCTCAAACCCTAGTCGCATTCCTGAGTGCGGCGAGCATCGGTGCCATCTGGTCATCGTGCTCACCGGACTTCGGTGCGACGGCGGTCATCGACCGCTTCTCCCAAGTGACACCGACGGTGCTCTTCGCCGTCGACGGATACCCATACAACGGCAAGAAATTCGACATTCGATCCACCGTCGTGCAGATCCGGGACGAACTTCCGACGCTGAAGACCACGGTGCTCATCGACTATCTGGGGATCGAGGCCACCTCACCCCGCGTCGATACGTCGACCGCAGCGCACCCAAACGTCGGCTGGGACGAGATGATCGAACGCCACCGCGGCGCGACCGTCCAGTACGAGTCCGTACCGTTTGATCATCCTCTGTGGATTCTCTACTCCTCCGGGACCACTGGGCTTCCGAAGGCGATCGTGCACGGCCACGGCGGGATGCTGCTCGAACACCTGAAGGCCATCGGACTGCACTCCGACCTGGGTCCACAGGACAGGTTCTTCTGGTTCACCACCACCGGCTGGATGGTGTGGAACTTTTTGGTCGGCGGACTGCTGGTCGGTTCGACAGTCGTGCTCTACGACGGCAGCCCCACCTATGAAAGCCTGTCGGTGTTGTGGAGGCTTGCCGAACGTCACCGAGTCAAGTACTTCGGAACGTCCCCGTTGTTCATCGACACCTGCGCCAGGGAAGGGCTGATCCCTGGCGAGCAGTACGACTTGCCGGCGCTGCGCACCATCGGGGTCACCGGCTCACCTCTGACCGAACCGGGCTTCCGGTGGATTCACCGGTCAGTTGGACCGGACATACAGGTGGCCAGCGTCTCCGGCGGCACTGACGTCTGCACCGCACTCGTCGGCGCGAGCCCGGATGTTCCGGTTTGGGTGGGCGAGATATCCTGCGCAACACTGGGTGCCGCCGTCGAAATCTTCGACGACTCAGGAAACCAGTTGGTCGGTGAGGTCGGCGAACTCGTCGTCACAAAGCCGATGCCCGCAATGCCT
It contains:
- a CDS encoding acetoacetate--CoA ligase — protein: MTQQNNPLPNPEMLWRPATVAESNNMQTFRHWLGTERQVDIPDYPALWRWSVSDLAGFWEAIADYFDVGFHERPTTVIAGSQMPEVTWFEGATLNYAEHALRFGDGKRDSDLAVIFEGESGFSQSITYGELRHQVAAVRAALVELGVRAGDRVVALAPNIPQTLVAFLSAASIGAIWSSCSPDFGATAVIDRFSQVTPTVLFAVDGYPYNGKKFDIRSTVVQIRDELPTLKTTVLIDYLGIEATSPRVDTSTAAHPNVGWDEMIERHRGATVQYESVPFDHPLWILYSSGTTGLPKAIVHGHGGMLLEHLKAIGLHSDLGPQDRFFWFTTTGWMVWNFLVGGLLVGSTVVLYDGSPTYESLSVLWRLAERHRVKYFGTSPLFIDTCAREGLIPGEQYDLPALRTIGVTGSPLTEPGFRWIHRSVGPDIQVASVSGGTDVCTALVGASPDVPVWVGEISCATLGAAVEIFDDSGNQLVGEVGELVVTKPMPAMPVCFWNDPDRSRLREAYFDTFPGVWRHGDSAMVTERGTFVVSGRSDSTLNRGGIRMGTAEFYRVVESFPGVLDSLVIDTSSGGTRGDLLCFVVLADGRTLDDLTPSLATLLRRELSPRHVPDQFIEIAEVPRTLSGKKVEVPIKKILAGADPNTVISRDALRNPNALRGFVPRHALNTKS